ACGAGTGTGTCACTGAGTGAAGTATTCCAGCTCTGTTGATAAGTCTTGAACTTGTGACTGCCAGTGCTTCCTGCTGTTCCAGCCCTCAATCCTGCAACTAGTCCTGCCAAAGAACCCCTTCCTGCAGGATTCATCGGTGTCCGAAGGTGCGCTCTGTGAGGAGCCTTGGGTCTGGGTGCCAGAGCATGCGTGGGGCTGATGTCGACGTCCTCCTAGATCTCTGGAACTGGATGGACTTGCTGCATGGTTGGGGTATTAGTGCCTGGAGTGCTCCAAGTGTTGAGCAGAAGGGGTTGAACAAAAGCACAATGACATACCTTGGCTGTACTTCCTGGCTGGTCTTTCTGGTCCCTTGTCACAGGGACAGgagaactgtttatttttattgcacttTTAATAAATGTTGAATATtctcaagacttttttttttttcccctttctttttaagtaGTTTGCTTTTTGGGAAGGTGACTATTGGTGTGGACAACGGGGCATCCCCAGTGTCTCCCATCGCCAAATGCTACTGTTCCGGGCCCTGTTTTCACTTGCTTTGAATCTTCCTTTTGGCTATGCGTGAGTGAGAGGTTCAGCTGCGTGTTACCCAAACCTCCAACCTTTGTTTCCAAGTACATGGTGGGAAGGGGACGTGCAAAGGGACAGCCCCCACAAGGATGCTGTGACAGACTCCTAGGAACAGTTGGAACCGTGAGAACATCTCTGTGGCCCTTCTGCCACCGTACCAATAGATTTTATGAGGCTGAAGATGTTAcgtccctctcccctgcccttAGGTCTCATCAGGGGGAGCTGAATGGTAACGAAGATGTAATGACAAAGCACTTCATCTCTATTAGTGTCTATTTGCTGGGCTTAGTCCCAACTGCACCTTGGGTAAAATGGAAGTGCCTTCTCTCCCTTAAGTCTTGGTGAGTCACTTGTTCCAAGAACAGACTTAAATTGGTGCTGTGAAGATATATGTCCTCTCGGTGGCAAGCACGGGGGAAAGCACAGCATGGTACAAGTGAGAATCCCTGTCAAGCCCCATGACTTTGGCAGAAGTTGTTACGGTGCCTGGAGTAGTTTCTGCAGACGTGTGGCTGGCACAGATAATACCAGCCCGCAGCGGAACAGCAAAGGTGTTGCAGATACAGCACACGCAGCAGCTTTCCACAGAAGTTTTGCGTAGCAACAGGCTTGAGTTATTTCTGCCGTTGCTTCAgccttttctatttcaaattaGAATTTCTGGAAAGGGAGACTGGAAGTGTCTTTCCAGCTGGGAGGAAGCAAAAGATGAGCAGTCTTTGCAGCTTCTCGTTTTGCAGGTCAAATCAGGTAAATGCAGAGGGAAGCCGCACCTGGGACAACACTGCCTAGATGGTAGTAAGTATGAATTTCCAGGATAAAGCTGTCCATGTGTGCAGGATTGCACAACACTGGGGCAGCTGATGCGCAGGCCAGAGCACAGATGTGGACCCGCTGTGTAGCTACCGTGACCTGGGAATGCAGCTGGACTCCAGACTGCTAAGTGAACACCTCCAACTGCAAGTAAGAAGGGAAATGTGGAGTAATTGCTACAAATGGACACCTTGCGTTgtataaaacataatttaatacATACACGTATGGTATTTGCATACAATACTGTCTTACATCCATGTGTTTgaatagaaaacatttaattgtAAGCCGCCTTCATCATGAAGACTTTAGTTAATCACTGTCAGAAGATCactgcatgaaataaaaatatagtgtAAGCAACTGGCCTGTGTCTTAATACTGACACACTTTAAGATTAGGAGGGTAAAGCTGTCCAAAGATGGACCTTTGTTGTTTTGGCAACAGTTTGCCTGTGAGAAGTATGAATGAAGCTTGCTGATGAAGTAACTTGAGGGGCAGGGTTACACCGTGTGTGCCTAACAGCTCACCCCCTGTGTTCAAAATCACCTTCCAGGTAGGgatgagtgatttttttttaatatatatttttttttaagcatcacCTTAGGAAAAACGAGTAGAATGGCTACTCTATTCTGTGCAAAGGATGGTAACACAGCTGAGGTGTGTAGCGGTGATAGATCCCTGGTTTGTCAGCAGGAGGCAGCATTTACACCTCCAACATTGTATAACATGACAGAAATGGCTCAAGCACGTGGattagagttaattttcatctgCTTATATGACTTTGACATGTCTTTACCCTCCCAATCCCAGCTCCTCTTAGGAATAATCATGTCGATCCTTCAGTTTGCAGAAATAGCCCTTTATTCCCTAAGGGAGTTGGAGGAACTACACCCACTGTCATCTGTTAATCCGGCCAAGGCAGCACATGGCCGTATGCCACGCGAGGCAAACCGTCCTAGAAACCTGCCTGTTGCGTTCCAGGCTCTGGTTTCTATGGAGAGTTTGGCAGCAGGATGCTGCGGCAGCTCCTTGGAGCATTcctgggctggaggcagcttGGCAGAGGAgtatttcagcagagctgctggagctggatgCGGGTGCTCAAGGGCGGGCACAGAGGGAGCGCGGGGAGCAGGCCACGGGCTCTGCCGACGAGGCAAGGAATGCCATCAGGGCAGCAGCCCCTCTTCCTGCCTCCCTGGCACGCTGCGGGACAGGAGCGAGGGGTGTCTCGCTGCTACGGGAAAGGGAGTTGCGTCACAGGCGTCGCCGCCGTGGTGTGTTTAGGGGGAAGATACTCCGGCCTGCTCATCGCAACAGTCCTTGTGAAGCAGCGGAGGTTCCCCGTCTTCAGGGCGCACTGGACTGGCCACAGGATGATGCAGAACAGGATGATGATCAACGCGGAGAGCAGGACTATGCGTTTCCAGTCATCGCACATGTCACAGCGGGACAGCCTCCCAGCTAAGCCCGCCGGGGGGGCCTCCGGACTTTCTGGCTTGCTCATGGCGACATCGATGGAGATGCACGAGTCTGGATTCTCAGGGTCATCAGATGACTGACGGCAGCACAGCTTGGTCCCCTCCATCCAGAGCACCTTCTCCTGCTGGAGTTCAGGGGGCAGCGTGGCAAGCAGCTCCTTGCTGGTCTCCAGTGCTGGGGCACCTTCCAGAGGGATGCTGGtcagctgcctgcagaagggGCAGGGCAGCTGGTCCTCTGGTTGGTTTGGGGGCAGCCCTGTGCTCAGGCGGGCCACGCACTCCAGGCAGAAAACGTGGGAGCactggagcagcttgggcgtCTTGAAGGTGTTGTCATAGGTGTTGAAGCAAATGGAGCACTCAACAGGGGAGGTTGGCTTTGGAGATGTTGGGTTCGGAGAGCCTGGCTTGTCGGTTGGGGACCTCGCCTTCCTCTTGCCATCTCCTGGGGAGGTGACAACAATGGGGCtgatggggatggggatttCACTTGAAGATGCAGGGACTGGGCTGGTGGGAGAGTCTGGTGTGTTGGAGTGCCACAGCTGCGTGAAACACGACATGACGGAGGCCCGGGAAACAAATAGAGCCCTGGGAGActctagaagaaaagaaaaccacagccTTCATTTTAAACAATGTGAAGACACCCATCACCAGACCTATGTTTAACCCCTTAAAAGGAACAAAGAGCAAGTTCATGGCTTCCACTGCATCCTGAACCTGGAACAGATCCCTGCTAGAGGCGAGAATGACACAGGTAGCCTGTTCGAAGCTGCGTACCACAGGTGAAGTTATCCTGCAAAGAAGCAAGCAACCAGCAGAGATCCACCATCCAGCCCAAGCCTTTTCACCAGAACCACCATGGCATTACAGATGGGCGCAGTCTTTCCCCATATTGCCTCCCTCTGGgcagaaaaaacacaacaaaaacctACCCCAGCTGGTGCTGCCCGACAcctgagcagggaggagagcagaagaCTCCATGAGGTCAAGTAGGGACCTCGCTATGGCAGTCTATTAGTCTGGGAGGCACTCAGATATTATGGTGGCAGCATGAGCAAGGCCTAAGAGACAGATAACACTATTCAGTTGTGGAGGTAGCAGGAGGGTGAATCTCTTCTTTGGTGTGCTCAGACAGAGCTTTGTGCATTAAATCATGGTTCTGCATGGCGCCTAGCAGGCAAGTGGGCCACCACCCAACGACGCTGCCTGGTTTTGTCCATCCACAGTGGGATCCAAACTCCCTCATGTCACAGGAGAACCCAAGGGAGGTGAGGAAACACCGTTATCTTGCGAAGTTTGTTCCATCCTCAGCCCCCTAAGCAGCACAAGAAGCATCTCTGTCTTGTCACCGTGacacagcaagaaaagcaatgtTGTAGGAAATGGCCTTGGTGCCAGAGCAAGGGGAATTCTCCACCATTTCCTTGTTGCTCTGGTTTCCCTAGGAAAACAGTTCTTCCTTGTCCTCAGCCCCGGAGGAGTGCCAGCACGGCCCAAGCCTTGCTGCGTGCTGCCAtgtgctttctgctttcttgggCTGTGCGAGCAGGAGCCTTGCGTCCAACGGCTGATACGCTACTTCTAGCAAATTGGTTTGCAACTTACTCCAGCCTTTTCAGCAACCTAAGCACTACCTTGGATTCCAGTTATCCTAGGCTAGACATGCAGCTTTGCGTACATCCTAATATTCAGATATAGGACTTTTCAGCTATTGAACGATTTTACCTGAAAGCAAGTGTTTAGCTGGAGGAAATTCCCAGCGACGGCCCCGGTGCTGTGTGCCTGGGGAACATTTTTTTGGGATGTGTAACTGAACTAGCTAGGCTTGATTCTTTGTGTTGGGAGATTTACCGATGACAAGCCAGAATGTTCAGATTGCTGCTGTAATTATAGGTCTCCAGTCAATCCAGCAATGGCTCACCAGCATGGGCTAGAGACTCCATGTTTCAGCATAAAAGGCTAATTTAAGGTATCAGAAAGACTGCGTATCCCTCGCATTGCAGAACAGGGTCTccattgtttaaaaattaagtattctCCCCTCTCCATTCACAGCTAGCGTTGGCCAGAGCTGAAACCAACTTTAAgaactcttctttctttttcttctcttattctAAATTAAGACATTTTTGTGAAGCCTCTCCTCAAGTTAAATTTTCAGTCACAGACTATCTGCACGTTGCAGCAagttgtaatattttttaaaaattttttttttttcctggctacaGATCACCATGCATGTTTTAGCACAATCTGGCAGATGCTGATGAATTACAAATCCAAGCCCAAATTGGCACAGAGATCAGGGAAAcccctggtttgtttttttactaAATCTTCTGTTTTGCAGCACTCCATCCCCTGTGCCCAGTTCTTTGCTCAGCTTGGAGTGTTTGTCAGAAACTATGAGCAGCAAAACCAGTGGCAGCAGGTAACCTCAGAAAAAAGAGAGCCTTTACTTACGCAAACCGTAATTTCATAACCTATGTGAAAAAGCTgatctgttggggtttttactGGCTTGTAGTATGACAgctacaacagcagcagcatcttgaTAGTAAACTTGAGGAAGTTTACTCACAAcagttgcttttaaatgaagataCAAGCTGCTGCcctcattttccctttgctAAAGACGATCGTGACGCTATAAATGCGTGCTAGTTCTAATAAATTTCGAGTCCGCTTATTTTTATCAACATCTTGGTATTACGTGGCACCTTGATCAGACATGACGCAGGCAGTCGACTTAAACTGGGAAGATATGAAGAGCAGGGCACAGAGTCAAGTCACGGGGAAGACAGTTTTAATCGATACTCTGCCACACCGGACGGGTCAGCCTCTACCTGCTTCTTGTGACTTTGGGGGTGTTGCCACAGAGCTGATGCTCAGAAAGTTAAACTGGGTTTGGGCAGCAGCTAACGCGGGGACCAAGGTTTCTGCTGGCCACTACTGCTGTGCTACTGAATGAGATCCAGTCGTTAAAGCTGGAGGCTCCCAATGAAGACATGCAGTGTGGAAGCTCTATCGAATTAGTTAGGGTTTggggggttggttggtttttctagggttttttttgtttggttttttgttgtttttttttttcactacacaaccacatgatttttttttttttaatacaaaacagTATCTCCAATTGTTCAGACCTCCGTGGTCACACTGCATTTCCTCAGATCCTGCAGCTATTTACCTCACTGACAACCTGGGCGTTCCAGAAACTTTGGGAACATGAGTAAATAACTAAACCATTCAGGAGGGACGCATAAACTCAGATTTAAAGCTAAGTAGTTAAGTACTTTTTACTTCCCAACAAGTTctagaaagctgctttctaCACCATAAAACCAGACAAAAGAGAACACGCAGCTAAGAGCGTGCCCAACGCTGTTCTGTAGTGTGATTCCCTAATGGCATCTTTAACTCAGAGCAACTGACTACACGGCAAGTTCAGAGGCGTACAGCAGATTAAATCTATAAATACCTGTTCAGAGTGCCGGTTAGAAGGAGAAAAGCATGTTCTGGGCTCTTGATTTCTACCCCTGAAGAGTCTTCTCTCCAGAGGATAGTCAGGCTCAGGGTCCTTCGTGTTTATAAGCCGCCTTCTGGGTATTCGAGCTCCGCGGGATCTTCCCAAGCTGTTTCCAAGCGCGGTAGGTCTGGCAAGACAAGTAACCTCTAAGAGCTCCCCGCGTACAAGTGGCCCTGCCGCTGTAATTCAAGTATCTTTTATACCTTCCTGTCTGGAGGTGACTTACCTGCTCCACCTGCCTTTCCCCATCACCCCTGAATCACTCCCTCGCTGCGGGCGCGCTCCCGCTCCAGCCAGTTCCCGTGACAAACAGGGCAGGCTGGAATGCTCCTGATAAGGGGCAGCTGCCCCAGGGAAGCGATGCGAGAAATGTTTATTCCTTCGTCTTCTCTGCGCTGGGGAAGGCTGCCCGCTTTCTGGTAAATTCTCAAATTCTCACAGTTCTTCGACTAGCTTTAAGGCggtgtttttgtgttttgttgttttgtttttctttttttttttttttttattgctcatCTGGTCCAGTTTGTGCAGACAGGCTGGCTGAGTTTTCACAGGGCAGCAAATCTGCCGAAGGGGAATTTCAGGACACCTAAAAATGGCAGTTagtgttttattgttttattgtttcttcGTGAAGGACAAATAACTTGAAAGTGCCTTAGATTAATAGCAGAAACAAGATTCTGGCGGTCAAATTTCTTGTGACCggttgagaaaaaaattgttgcgatagaaaaatccaggaaaagtTTGAGAGCCTGAACGCTGTTTACAAATTAACTGAACCGCTCTCTACAATCATGTGTCTGCTTCAAGCTTCTGTAGAATTCAAAATAATACTGTATGGATTgttacagagaaataatttcacaATTTGAAGCTTTTGGTAGTAACCGACATAGAGAAATATTAATTGACCTGCAAAGCTTTTGTGGTTCAAAGGACATCAGTCCGtgagccagaaaaaaagaaccaacAAATGCACGCTCACGTGCAGATAAGGAAACAAATGTGTGTGAGTGGCGGGGAGTAACAGACAAACATCTAAAATTTAGTCTAGTTCTTATTTGTtgcaaatactgcttttctttgttcggtttctcaaaaaaaacccaacacaagatagtctgtggatttttttcaggacGGTATCAGGAACTCCCTTCTTAAAAAATGGTGGAGAAACTTCACTCTAAAAACGTATGGAACAGCATTCATCCCTTGGGACAGTGAAGTGTCTAAATCCCATCGAATTTACTGGCAGTCGGATACAGCTCTCTTTGGCTTCCACATTTCTCTATTCCAGGTCACGCTGTTCAGTTCTAGCGAGCTGAAATCTAAAAGGAGGAGTTTAAGAATAAGAGAAGCATGCTGAAATAACCAAAGTTTTAAATCGGTTTTAGGATTAAAACTAAGGTTCTGGACTAGAGCACTGCTCCTCAAGTGGATTCACGATGAGGTCCGTGGGTGACTCGAGAAGACAAACACCTCAAAGGACAATGCAGGTTAAGACTAAaccttcccagctctgcatcTCAGTGGTATAGCTCCCCCGCGGTACACGTATACGTTAGGAATAACAATCCATACGCTAGACTGAGCGTGCAATACCAGCACGGTGTG
This DNA window, taken from Grus americana isolate bGruAme1 chromosome 21, bGruAme1.mat, whole genome shotgun sequence, encodes the following:
- the RNF223 gene encoding RING finger protein 223, with the protein product MESSALLPAQVSGSTSWESPRALFVSRASVMSCFTQLWHSNTPDSPTSPVPASSSEIPIPISPIVVTSPGDGKRKARSPTDKPGSPNPTSPKPTSPVECSICFNTYDNTFKTPKLLQCSHVFCLECVARLSTGLPPNQPEDQLPCPFCRQLTSIPLEGAPALETSKELLATLPPELQQEKVLWMEGTKLCCRQSSDDPENPDSCISIDVAMSKPESPEAPPAGLAGRLSRCDMCDDWKRIVLLSALIIILFCIILWPVQCALKTGNLRCFTRTVAMSRPEYLPPKHTTAATPVTQLPFP